From Providencia sp. R33, a single genomic window includes:
- a CDS encoding FadR/GntR family transcriptional regulator: MELSKQQTASQKNRSYIIAENLGQQILTSAYLPDSILPSELELSEKFQASRTAIREAIKILAAKGMVLARPKIGTRIMPSSNWNFLDQDLLTWWANSEEQSVVIKHFKIVRLAIEPQACYLAAIHATPEQKQSLQLLANEMLLLAKEFDRERWVKVDYYFHLTIYKACANPFLISFANLFRSIYQRYFDVITDNEVIEVDIHQQLADAIIQGQSTKALDFCYKLLTVNEK; the protein is encoded by the coding sequence ATGGAATTAAGTAAGCAACAAACGGCTTCGCAAAAAAATCGTTCTTATATTATTGCAGAAAATCTTGGCCAACAGATTTTAACAAGCGCCTATTTGCCTGATTCCATTTTACCTAGTGAATTAGAGTTATCAGAAAAGTTCCAAGCCAGCCGAACGGCAATAAGGGAAGCCATTAAAATATTAGCAGCTAAAGGCATGGTATTAGCACGTCCTAAAATAGGCACTCGTATTATGCCCTCATCAAATTGGAATTTTTTAGATCAAGATTTATTAACTTGGTGGGCAAATAGTGAAGAACAATCCGTTGTGATTAAACATTTCAAAATTGTTCGCCTCGCCATTGAGCCACAAGCTTGTTATCTTGCAGCCATACATGCTACACCCGAACAGAAACAATCTTTACAGCTTTTAGCGAATGAAATGCTGTTACTCGCGAAAGAGTTTGATAGGGAACGTTGGGTAAAGGTGGATTACTATTTTCATTTAACCATTTATAAAGCCTGTGCAAACCCGTTTTTAATTTCTTTCGCTAATTTATTTCGTTCTATTTACCAGCGCTACTTCGATGTTATTACTGACAATGAAGTTATTGAAGTTGATATCCACCAGCAATTAGCGGATGCCATTATCCAAGGTCAAAGTACTAAAGCACTCGATTTTTGCTATAAACTATTAACAGTAAACGAAAAATAA
- the actP gene encoding cation/acetate symporter ActP: MKYLLSLILFFTSSMAFSDALTGDVERQPVNIQAIVMFLLFVGFTLYITYWASKRTRSRSDYYTAGGKITGFQNGMAIAGDFMSAASFLGISALVYTSGYDGLIYSIGFLIGWPIILFLIAERLRNLGRYTFADVASYRLKQRPIRILSAVGSLVVVALYLIAQMVGAGKLIELLFGLNYHVAVVIVGILMVLYVLFGGMLATTWVQIIKAILLLAGATFMAVMVMKHVGFNFNTLFKEAVAVHKNGIAIMSPGGLVSDPISALSLGLALMFGTAGLPHIIMRFFTVSDAKEARKSVFYATGFIGYFYILTFIIGFGAIVLVSSNPAFKDAAGALIGGTNMAAVHLADAVGGNFFLGFISAVAFATILAVVAGLTLAGASAVSHDLYAMAMKNGKADEKDELRVSKITVVILGFVAIGLGILFEKQNIAFMVGLAFSIAASCNFPIILLSMYWRKLTTRGALAGGWLGLTTAVVLMILGPTIWVGILHHDKPIYPYEYPALFSMIVAFVASWLFSITDNSEQGRMERERFKEQFVRSQIGLGIEQGKSH; the protein is encoded by the coding sequence ATGAAATATTTGCTCTCACTCATTCTCTTTTTTACCTCATCAATGGCATTTTCCGATGCATTGACAGGGGATGTTGAACGTCAGCCTGTCAATATTCAAGCTATTGTGATGTTCTTGCTGTTCGTCGGTTTTACGTTATATATCACTTATTGGGCGTCGAAAAGAACGCGTTCTCGCTCTGATTACTATACAGCAGGCGGGAAAATTACAGGCTTCCAAAATGGGATGGCAATTGCTGGGGACTTTATGTCTGCCGCATCCTTCTTAGGGATTTCCGCTCTAGTTTATACCTCTGGCTATGATGGGCTAATCTACTCAATTGGTTTCTTAATTGGCTGGCCGATCATTCTATTCTTAATTGCTGAGCGCTTGCGTAATTTAGGTCGCTACACTTTCGCCGACGTTGCATCTTACCGGTTAAAACAAAGGCCGATTCGAATTTTATCTGCTGTCGGTTCGTTGGTCGTCGTTGCACTCTATCTCATCGCTCAAATGGTAGGAGCGGGTAAATTAATCGAATTATTATTCGGTCTTAATTACCATGTTGCTGTTGTGATTGTCGGTATCTTGATGGTGCTGTACGTTCTATTTGGCGGAATGTTAGCGACTACATGGGTACAAATCATCAAAGCAATTTTATTATTAGCAGGTGCGACATTCATGGCAGTAATGGTCATGAAGCACGTCGGCTTTAACTTTAATACCTTATTTAAAGAAGCCGTTGCCGTTCATAAAAATGGTATTGCTATTATGAGCCCTGGGGGACTCGTTTCCGACCCAATATCCGCTTTATCACTCGGCTTAGCATTGATGTTCGGTACGGCAGGTCTTCCTCATATCATTATGCGCTTCTTCACTGTGAGTGATGCAAAAGAAGCTCGTAAGAGCGTGTTCTATGCAACAGGGTTTATCGGTTACTTCTACATTTTAACCTTCATTATTGGTTTCGGTGCGATTGTTCTTGTCAGCTCAAACCCTGCATTTAAAGATGCCGCAGGCGCGCTGATTGGCGGTACCAATATGGCAGCGGTTCACCTTGCTGATGCTGTTGGCGGTAACTTCTTCCTTGGCTTTATCTCTGCGGTTGCTTTCGCCACCATTCTTGCGGTTGTTGCGGGTTTAACACTTGCTGGTGCTTCAGCGGTATCCCATGACCTTTATGCGATGGCGATGAAAAATGGTAAAGCTGACGAAAAAGACGAGTTACGAGTCTCAAAAATTACGGTTGTTATCTTAGGTTTTGTTGCAATTGGACTTGGTATTTTGTTTGAAAAACAAAATATTGCTTTCATGGTTGGTTTAGCCTTCTCTATTGCAGCAAGCTGTAACTTCCCAATTATTTTACTGTCCATGTACTGGCGCAAGCTCACCACTCGCGGTGCATTAGCAGGGGGCTGGTTAGGGCTCACGACGGCAGTCGTCTTAATGATTTTAGGACCAACAATTTGGGTTGGCATCCTACACCATGACAAACCTATCTACCCTTATGAATACCCTGCATTATTCTCTATGATTGTCGCGTTTGTCGCATCTTGGTTATTCTCCATTACGGATAACTCAGAACAAGGCAGAATGGAGAGAGAACGCTTTAAAGAGCAATTTGTTCGTTCACAAATTGGTTTGGGTATTGAACAAGGCAAATCCCACTAA
- a CDS encoding DUF485 domain-containing protein, producing MNATAYKKVEDNPRFKELVRKRSRFSWLLSVITLVLYVGFIFLIAFDPSWLGTPIAEGSYITRGIPVGVGLIVISFVLTGLYVIRANGEYDRLTAEILKEVEK from the coding sequence ATGAATGCTACTGCTTACAAAAAGGTAGAGGATAACCCTCGTTTCAAAGAACTGGTTAGAAAACGTAGTCGCTTTTCATGGTTGTTATCAGTAATAACGCTTGTCCTGTATGTTGGTTTTATTTTTCTTATCGCTTTTGACCCTAGCTGGTTAGGTACACCAATTGCGGAAGGTTCATATATCACTAGAGGGATCCCTGTGGGTGTTGGACTGATCGTCATTTCGTTTGTGTTAACCGGGCTATACGTTATCCGTGCTAATGGTGAATATGACCGTTTAACGGCCGAAATTTTAAAAGAGGTAGAAAAATGA
- the rbsR gene encoding ribose operon transcriptional repressor RbsR, which translates to MATMKDVARLAGVSTSTVSHVINQNRYVSESITLRVKNAIEELNYAPSALARSLKMNRTNTIGMLLTTSNNPFYAEVVRGVERSCYERGYSLILCNTEGDLQRMNHSLETLLQKRVDGLLIMCTEVQGPSKEVLARYPAVPTVMMDWSPFESGGDVIQDNSFLGGEIATRYLIDAGFTRIACIAGPQDKSPARARHQGFIQAMNDAGIKVNEDYLIFSDFEFAGGFESMNALLELPVPPQAIFAGNDAMAVGAYQAIFQKGMKVPDDISIVGYDDIDLSSYMIPPLTTIHQPKDELGQQAVSQLIYRMDNPEAETGVLVLTPELIERQSVKKVSS; encoded by the coding sequence GTGGCAACAATGAAAGATGTGGCTCGCCTTGCGGGTGTGTCGACATCCACCGTCTCTCACGTTATTAATCAAAATCGCTACGTCAGTGAGAGTATTACTCTACGCGTTAAAAATGCTATCGAAGAGCTAAATTACGCCCCTTCGGCATTGGCGAGAAGCTTAAAAATGAATCGCACGAATACCATTGGAATGTTACTGACAACCAGTAACAATCCATTTTATGCGGAAGTGGTGCGAGGTGTAGAACGGAGTTGCTACGAGCGCGGTTATAGTTTGATTTTGTGCAACACTGAGGGCGATCTTCAACGGATGAATCATAGCTTAGAAACCTTGTTACAAAAGCGGGTTGATGGGCTATTGATCATGTGTACTGAAGTCCAAGGGCCATCAAAAGAAGTATTGGCTCGCTATCCGGCGGTACCGACGGTGATGATGGACTGGTCGCCATTTGAATCTGGTGGTGATGTTATTCAAGATAACTCATTTTTAGGGGGCGAAATCGCCACTCGCTATTTAATTGATGCAGGGTTCACTCGTATTGCTTGCATTGCAGGGCCGCAAGATAAATCACCTGCAAGAGCTCGTCATCAAGGCTTTATTCAAGCTATGAATGATGCAGGTATTAAAGTTAATGAAGATTATCTGATTTTCAGTGATTTTGAATTCGCTGGTGGCTTTGAGTCAATGAATGCATTACTTGAGTTACCTGTCCCGCCTCAAGCCATTTTCGCGGGTAATGATGCGATGGCGGTTGGGGCTTATCAGGCGATATTTCAAAAAGGAATGAAAGTCCCTGATGATATTTCGATAGTTGGTTACGATGATATCGACCTTTCTTCTTATATGATCCCACCCTTAACAACCATTCATCAGCCAAAAGATGAGTTAGGGCAGCAAGCAGTTAGCCAACTGATTTATCGAATGGATAACCCAGAGGCAGAGACTGGTGTGTTAGTGCTTACCCCTGAGCTTATAGAGCGCCAGTCTGTTAAGAAGGTGAGTTCTTAG
- the mdtD gene encoding multidrug transporter subunit MdtD: protein MFKTAKNMSGLPWIAAMAFFMQALDATILNTALPDIAKSLHHSPLAMQSAVVSYTLTVALLIPISGWFADRFGTRRIFILAVSLFSFGSLLCALSPSLNFLVTSRVIQGIGGAMMMPVARLALIRAYPRSELLPILNFVTIPGLIGPILGPLLGGILVTYATWHWIFIINIPIGVLGVFYALKHMPDFKMPKRKFDTLGFLLFGFGLVMLSVSLDLFGDKALPTSIPAAIVGGGFLFLLLYVFHARRIKHAIIPLNLFKTRTFSIGISGNIATRLGTGSIPFLMPLMLQVGFGYEAVVAGMMMAPLAIGSITAKSGVTKILTKYGYRNTLFVITVIIGLMIAQFSLQSPNMSIYLLVVPLFILGMVMSVQFTAMNTICLADLTDNNASAGNSMLAVTQQLSISFGIAVSAAILNFYDGQPNSNTVDNFHYTFITIGVITLVSAFVFLLLSKTDGDNLIKGKTKKTKNSPS from the coding sequence ATGTTCAAGACAGCCAAAAATATGTCCGGCCTTCCATGGATTGCGGCAATGGCCTTTTTCATGCAGGCGCTCGATGCCACTATTTTGAATACGGCTTTACCTGATATTGCGAAAAGCCTGCATCATTCTCCCCTTGCAATGCAATCAGCCGTTGTTAGTTATACTTTAACCGTTGCATTATTGATCCCTATAAGTGGATGGTTTGCTGATCGGTTTGGTACTCGCCGTATCTTTATTTTAGCCGTTTCATTATTCTCTTTCGGTTCTTTACTTTGCGCCCTTTCCCCATCACTGAATTTTTTAGTGACTTCTCGGGTTATTCAAGGGATTGGCGGGGCAATGATGATGCCAGTTGCTCGATTAGCATTAATCAGGGCTTATCCACGTAGTGAGTTATTGCCAATATTAAATTTTGTGACCATCCCAGGATTAATTGGGCCAATATTAGGCCCACTGTTAGGTGGCATATTGGTTACTTATGCCACATGGCATTGGATATTTATTATTAATATTCCTATTGGTGTTTTGGGTGTTTTTTATGCTTTAAAGCATATGCCTGATTTTAAAATGCCAAAACGTAAATTTGATACACTCGGCTTTTTATTATTTGGTTTTGGTTTAGTCATGCTTTCCGTTAGCTTAGATTTATTTGGCGATAAAGCATTACCTACATCTATCCCTGCAGCCATTGTTGGTGGTGGTTTTCTTTTCTTATTATTGTACGTATTTCATGCAAGACGTATTAAGCATGCCATCATCCCATTAAATTTATTTAAAACTCGCACGTTTTCGATTGGTATCAGTGGCAATATTGCAACACGTTTAGGGACGGGCAGTATTCCATTTTTAATGCCATTAATGCTGCAAGTTGGATTTGGCTATGAAGCGGTTGTCGCGGGGATGATGATGGCGCCATTGGCGATTGGCTCAATAACAGCAAAATCAGGTGTAACAAAAATCCTCACTAAGTATGGCTACCGTAATACATTATTTGTGATCACAGTAATTATTGGGTTAATGATTGCCCAATTCTCATTGCAATCACCTAATATGTCGATTTATCTGTTGGTTGTACCGCTATTCATTTTGGGAATGGTGATGTCAGTACAGTTTACTGCGATGAATACGATTTGCTTGGCTGATTTAACTGACAATAATGCCAGTGCGGGAAATAGTATGTTAGCCGTAACCCAACAGCTATCGATTAGCTTTGGTATTGCCGTAAGCGCAGCGATATTAAATTTCTATGATGGGCAGCCCAATAGTAATACCGTGGATAATTTCCATTATACCTTTATTACTATTGGTGTGATTACACTGGTTTCTGCTTTTGTCTTCTTATTATTAAGTAAAACCGATGGTGATAACTTAATTAAAGGAAAAACAAAAAAAACTAAGAACTCACCTTCTTAA
- a CDS encoding type IV secretion system protein, with translation MNKTKSANHKIFDQILSVNNQKENEFNNGQDGATILSLLVMFFVPFLLLNATRNFVGIEYSFASVVGMLVISGIITIALFKTLKLGSQFADKHVVLDQLLSRYTPKNKQEFKKLQEERKTNSVEFYSLVENWADVERQHYAR, from the coding sequence ATGAATAAAACCAAAAGCGCTAACCATAAAATTTTTGACCAAATTCTTTCTGTGAATAACCAGAAAGAGAATGAGTTTAACAATGGCCAAGATGGTGCAACGATTCTTTCTTTATTAGTGATGTTTTTTGTACCCTTTTTACTGCTAAATGCCACAAGAAATTTCGTTGGAATTGAGTATAGTTTTGCGTCTGTTGTGGGGATGTTAGTAATCAGTGGGATTATCACTATCGCATTGTTTAAAACGCTAAAATTGGGTTCCCAATTTGCAGATAAACATGTTGTATTAGACCAATTACTTTCTCGTTATACACCGAAAAATAAACAAGAATTCAAAAAATTACAAGAAGAGAGAAAAACAAATTCAGTTGAGTTTTATTCACTGGTAGAAAATTGGGCTGATGTAGAAAGACAACACTATGCAAGATAG